A stretch of the Lactuca sativa cultivar Salinas chromosome 9, Lsat_Salinas_v11, whole genome shotgun sequence genome encodes the following:
- the LOC111903450 gene encoding uncharacterized protein LOC111903450, whose protein sequence is MDIPMGGPRYTWSDKWGSKLSKLDRFLVSDAIMLHFLHIMGLVLDKNILDHHPIVLLEHQVDYSPSPFRIFHSWFDQDGFDEVVHNSWTSNVVGNLNDNPWVIFKKKLQFLKSNLRLWNSNARECFISKRKTLQDEVEEIDASLMLDGGSADLREQRVSAIKELTDLDHLSGVELA, encoded by the coding sequence ATGGATATTCCTATGGGTGGGCCTCGTTATACATGGAGCGATAAATGGGGATCTAAGCTCTCTAAACTTGATCGTTTTTTGGTCTCTGATGCTATTATGCTGCATTTTCTTCACATTATGGGATTGGTTCTAGATAAAAATATCCTTGATCATCATCCTATTGTATTACTAGAGCATCAGGTGGATTACAGTCCATCTCCTTTTCGTATTTTTCATTCTTGGTTTGATCAGGACGGTTTTGATGAAGTTGTCCATAATTCTTGGACCTCCAATGTTGTTGGAAACTTGAATGATAATCCTTGGGTTATTTTTAAGAAGAAGCTCCAATTTCTTAAATCTAATCTAAGATTATGGAATTCTAATGCTCGTGAATGTTTCATTAGTAAAAGGAAAACTCTTCAAGATGAAGTTGAAGAGATTGATGCTTCTCTTATGCTTGATGGGGGTAGTGCTGATCTTCGTGAACAAAGGGTTTCGGCTATTAAAGAATTGACTGACTTGGATCATCTTTCTGGAGTCGAGTTGGCGTAG